The stretch of DNA CGCCGAAGCCGCCGACGCCCAGCCGTTGCCTCAAAGCAAACCGACCGACGCGCGGCGCCGTGATGTCGGCGTTGGGCCCCTCGCTTAATAATCCGAACGAACTGCCGCACGCTTGGCAGGTGATGTCGTCGAGCTGGGCGTCCACCGGCAAGCCGACCCGGCTCTGGCACTGCGGGCAGCGCAGCTGCAAGGCGCCCGAACTAGAGGGCGTGACGCCGCGCCCAGTGAGCGTCGCGGCGTCGGCCAGCGATTCGTTCAGCAGGGCTTCAATCGCCGGCCTGCCAACCGCCCAGTCGGCTGCCTGCTCTCCCCGCACGGCCCGGTACTGCCGCTCGATCTGGAAAAGCTCCCGCAGAGCCTCCAGTCTTAGCCCTTCCGGCAATTCGGCCTCGGGCAGCTCGGCGGCAAAGTCTTCGCAACGCGGCCCGTCGGCGCCCGCCGCCTCGCGCCAGGCCGCCTCGTACCGGTCGCAAACCGCGTCAATCGCGGCAAGCACGTCCAGCGGCTGGGTGGGGGTGGGCATGAAGGAGTGGGCGGTGGGCAGTCGGTAGTGGGCAGGAACACCTAGATTACTTCATCGCAAGGCTCGGAGGATGGCTAGCCGTCGAAAGCTGCCTCTGCGAAAATACCGGTCTCGCTCAAGAAACTGCCCACTGCCCACTGCTGACTGCCCACTAATGCAAATCTGGCCCGCCATCGACCTCCGCGGCGGCAAGTGCGTCCGCCTTCGGCAGGGGGACTACGCCCAGGAGACGGTCTTCAACGACGAGCCCGCCGCTGTTGCACGGATGTTCGCCGACGCCGGCGCCCGCTGCTTGCACGTGGTGGACCTCGACGGCGCCCGCGAAGGCGCCCCCGTCAACCTGCCGGCCGTTGAAGAGATTCTCGATGTCTTCAATAGCTACGACGAGCCCTGCCACGTCGAGCTTGGCGGCGGCGTCCGCGACGAGCAAGCGATCGCCGAGCTGCTCGACTTTGGCCTCGACCGCCTCGTCGTTGGCACGTCGGCCATCAAGCATACCGACTGGTTCGAAGGGATTGTCGAGCGGTTCCCCGGCAAGCTCGTGCTGGGCGTCGACGCCCGCGACGGCCTCGTGGCGACCGACGGCTGGCTCGAAACCAGCCAGACGAACGCCGTTGAACTCGCCCAGCGCTTCATCGGTAAGCCCCTCGCCGCGATCGTCTACACCGACATCGCCACCGACGGCATGATGCAGGGCCCGAACGTCGCCGCCATGGCCGAGATGCAAGCCGCCATGGGGAGTCTCCCTGTCGTCGCCTCCGGCGGCGTCACGACGCTCGACGACGTGCAGCGGCTCAAAGACGCGGGCCTCGCCGCCGCCATCATCGGCCGCGCGCTGTACGAGGGGACGATCGACCTATCGAAGGCGATTGCGATCGGGAACTCGTAAGCGATCGGACCAGCCCAACCACGCGGCTCACACGGGGGCCCTTCGTTCGCTCAGCGCCCGCTCACTTCTTTTGCGCGCCGGACGAGGTCGATGAACTCGGCCCGGTACCCCTGCGGGTCGTCGCCGATCGCGCCGCGGGCCCGTTCGAGAACCGTGTCGAACGATCCGTCGCCGACGTGCCGGGAGTTCCGCAACAACATGCCGAACTCCGCCACCGCCGCGGCCCAGCGGAAGTCCGCGTCCGCGTCGCTGACGCTCATGTCGTCGCCAGCGTCCTCAAGCGGGAACTCGAGCTTCTTGCTCGCGCCCCCTTCGGGTTGCTTGTAGCGAATCTTCAGCGTGAGCAACTCGTCAGCAAAGGCGGTCGGCGCCTCGTGAGCCGCGTCGTCCCCGACCGCGACCCCTTGTCGGCTCGCGGTCAGCTCGACGCGTCTCGCTTCGTCCTCGACCGAGTCGACGACCGATTGGTACTTAAGCCCATCCACCGGCGGCGCCGGTTCTTCCACCCCGACGGGGACCACCTCGTACAGCGCCGTCACCGTGTGCCCCGCCCCGATGTCGCCGGCGTCCTTCGCGTCGTTGTTGAAATCCTCCGCGGCCATCACGCGGTTCTCGTAGCCGATCAGCCGGTACGACGCGACCTTCGCCGGGTTGAACTCGACCTGCAGCTTCACGTCCTTGGCGATCGTCACAAGCGTCTTCGACAGGTCGCTCGAGAGCACGCGGTGGGCTTCCTTGAAGTCGTCGATGTAGGCGTAGTTGCCGTCGCCGCGGCCGCTGATCTGCTCGAGCATCGCGTCGTTGAGGTTGCCGCGGCCGAAGCCGAGCACCGTCAGGTAGACGTTCGTTTCCTTGGCCCGGGTCTCGACGCACTTGGCCAGCTCCTCGGTCCCCGTCATGCCAACGTTGAAGTCGCCATCGGTGCACAGCACGACGCGGTTCACGCCGCCGACAATCTTGTTCCGCTCGGCGATCTCGTAGGCGAGCCGCAGCCCCGCGCCGCCCGCGGTCGAGCCGCCCGCCGTCATTCGATCGAGGGCCGCCCGGATCGCGTCTTTCTGGTCGCCCCCCGTGCTCGGCAGCACGACCCCCTCGCTGCCGGCGTAGACAACGATCGCCACGCGGTCGTTCTCGCCGAGCTTGTTCACCAGCGCGTTGAGCCCCGAGATCACCAGCGGCAGCTTGTTCGGCTGGTTCATCGAGCCCGACACGTCGATGAGGAACACAAGGTTCGACAGCGGCCGCTTATCGACCGCGACCTCCCGCCCCTTCACGCCGATCCGCACGAGCTTGTGCTCCGGCTTCCAAGGGCAAGCGGAGCAACCGAGGTTCGCAGCAAAGGGCGCCTCGCTCTCCGCCTCTTCTTCCGCAGCCTTCGGCGCCTCGTAGCCGTACTCGAAGTAGTTCACGAGTTCCTCAATCCGCACCGCATTCGCGGGCGGCATCCGCCGCAGGTCGCGCAGGTACTGCCGCACGTTCGCATAACTCGCCGTGTCCACATCGATGCTAAAGGTGCTCAGCGCGTCCTCGCCGACTGGTTTGACGAAGGCGTTTTCGTGGATGGGCTCGTAGCGGTCGCGGAAAGCCTGATCCACTTCCTTGTACCGACTACGACGACTACTGCTTAGGTCCCTCCAAGCTTCGGGTTTGGGAAACGCTTCGCCACCACCTGCGAAGCCGTAAGGACCGTTGGACGGCTCTGGCGCGTAGTACTGGAAGTTGTCCGTTAAGTAATGGGGTGAAGGAGTGCTCTCCGCAGGTTGCATCGCCGGTGTGGCGGGAGCCACCGCCTTCTGATCGATGCTGCTAAAGGATTCCCATCGCTGCGATTCTCTCGAGGGAGCCTCGGCCTGCTGGCGAGCAAGTTGCTCAAAGAGCTGTTTCTGGGACTGCTCTTGGCTGACGCCAGTGCTCTGAGGTGGCGCCTCGGCTGACGGAACGGCTTGGATTGGAACCCCAGCAATGGTGTCGCCTGCTTCATTGGGCGCCCTTGTCGGGTACGCCTGCTTTTGTGGAGTGGAGTTCTCAGGCGCCGTCACATCAACAATGAACTCGCCCTCGGCGGACTCTTTCAACCTGACGGGCGGCGAAGCCTCGTTGGAATCTTTCAGCATCGGCATCGACGACTGGTAACGCAGGTCGCTCGAATCCGGCTTGGCGATCGTGACCGTCTCGGGCGCGGATTCTTCTACCGCTCGCGATCTCGTTGCCAGTCGCGCCGTATGGACGGTCGGTAGCAGAAGCGTCGCCAGGACGCCCACGACCGACGCGGCGATGGCCAACTCAACAAGGCGGCCCCGGAGACGCCGCGGCTTCTTCGCTGCGACTTGATCGGCTTGGACGACGGACACTTTCTCCTCCTCCACTTTGTCGAGGATCGCCTGCGACAGATCGGGCGGCCGCTCCTCGCCGAGCGCCTCGGCGAGCACACGGTCCACCAGCCGGTCGCGGTAGTCGTCGGCGGTTGATTTGGGATCGCTCATATCTCGTAGGGTCCGCTGAGCGGACCGTGGTTAACGGTGTCTGCTTCGAGCGTGTCGCAAGCAGATTCATGCTCTGTCGTGCGGTCCGCACAGCGGACCCTACCGGCGAGCCGGCGACGTTAGTCGTCGGTGGGCGCCACGGAAAATCTTCTTGGCTAGTACACCGACGACTAACGTCGCCGGCTCGCCATCTATTCGTTGGGGTCGGCGCTTTGGCGCAGCGCCGCCTCGATACACTCGCGTAACTTCTCCCGCGTGCGTTTGAGCAGCGTCTTCACGCCGCCGGCGGTCATCTCGAGCTGCGCGGCGATCGCCTCGCGGACCTCGCCCTGCCGGTACGCTAGGTCGATCGCCTGCCGCACGCGGCCTTCGAGCTTCTCGACACAACCGCGGGCGGCGTCGACGTGGTCTTGCCACTGATCGACGTGCAGGCGGTCCCGCCACATCGCGTCGGCCCAGACGGTCTCGGCCGTCTCGACGTCCGCCACCTCGCAGCGCCGCGATTGCTTGCGACGCAGCATCAGCAGCTGCCGCCGGGCGACCGTCCGCAGGTAGCCCGCCGTCTGCGGCTCGGAAACTTCGACGAAGTCCGAACGCACGACGGCGAGTAACGTCTCCTGCGTGAGGTCGTCCGCTTCGGCCGGCTTCGCGCCGAGGTACCGCAAGTAGCGCCACACCTCGGCCTGCCGGTCACGCACCAGCCGCGCCCAATCGAGCGTCGACGTTCCCAGCGCAGGCGCCGCCCTGCCCGGGGGCATGGCGTCGGCGGCGGTGGGCGGGAGGGGCTGGCTCATGACCGTCATGCCCCCATAGTGCCGCCGGACCCCCAAAGGGGTTCAGAAATCTCCAAAAGATTTCCAGGAAGGATCAGGCCGCCAGGCGTTCCTGAGTCGTCGGCTCGCTCGTGCTCGCTTCGCTCGGGTCGTATCGCCGTTCCAATTCGTTCAGCGACGCCTCAATGCGGCGGCGGAGCGACTCGACCGACTCGCCCGGCTCGGGACGGATCGGCTCGGCGAAGTAGGCGTCGATCCGGCTGAACGGCAGCGGCGCCTGAAAACGGTCCCATGCCCCGCGGATCACCAGCCGATTGCGGGGCACCGCCAGGACATTGAGCACCGTGGCGCCGGTCCGTTGCGACAACGAGGCGATCCCTTTACGGACCTGCCCGCGCGGCCCGCGCGGCCCATCCACCGCAATCAGAGCCGGCCCGGCGCCGCTATCGACGTGCTCGACCATCGCGTCGAGGGCGTCGGCGCCGCCGCGGCGGTT from Botrimarina mediterranea encodes:
- the hisA gene encoding 1-(5-phosphoribosyl)-5-[(5-phosphoribosylamino)methylideneamino]imidazole-4-carboxamide isomerase: MQIWPAIDLRGGKCVRLRQGDYAQETVFNDEPAAVARMFADAGARCLHVVDLDGAREGAPVNLPAVEEILDVFNSYDEPCHVELGGGVRDEQAIAELLDFGLDRLVVGTSAIKHTDWFEGIVERFPGKLVLGVDARDGLVATDGWLETSQTNAVELAQRFIGKPLAAIVYTDIATDGMMQGPNVAAMAEMQAAMGSLPVVASGGVTTLDDVQRLKDAGLAAAIIGRALYEGTIDLSKAIAIGNS
- a CDS encoding YfbK domain-containing protein, with amino-acid sequence MSDPKSTADDYRDRLVDRVLAEALGEERPPDLSQAILDKVEEEKVSVVQADQVAAKKPRRLRGRLVELAIAASVVGVLATLLLPTVHTARLATRSRAVEESAPETVTIAKPDSSDLRYQSSMPMLKDSNEASPPVRLKESAEGEFIVDVTAPENSTPQKQAYPTRAPNEAGDTIAGVPIQAVPSAEAPPQSTGVSQEQSQKQLFEQLARQQAEAPSRESQRWESFSSIDQKAVAPATPAMQPAESTPSPHYLTDNFQYYAPEPSNGPYGFAGGGEAFPKPEAWRDLSSSRRSRYKEVDQAFRDRYEPIHENAFVKPVGEDALSTFSIDVDTASYANVRQYLRDLRRMPPANAVRIEELVNYFEYGYEAPKAAEEEAESEAPFAANLGCSACPWKPEHKLVRIGVKGREVAVDKRPLSNLVFLIDVSGSMNQPNKLPLVISGLNALVNKLGENDRVAIVVYAGSEGVVLPSTGGDQKDAIRAALDRMTAGGSTAGGAGLRLAYEIAERNKIVGGVNRVVLCTDGDFNVGMTGTEELAKCVETRAKETNVYLTVLGFGRGNLNDAMLEQISGRGDGNYAYIDDFKEAHRVLSSDLSKTLVTIAKDVKLQVEFNPAKVASYRLIGYENRVMAAEDFNNDAKDAGDIGAGHTVTALYEVVPVGVEEPAPPVDGLKYQSVVDSVEDEARRVELTASRQGVAVGDDAAHEAPTAFADELLTLKIRYKQPEGGASKKLEFPLEDAGDDMSVSDADADFRWAAAVAEFGMLLRNSRHVGDGSFDTVLERARGAIGDDPQGYRAEFIDLVRRAKEVSGR
- a CDS encoding sigma-70 family RNA polymerase sigma factor, whose translation is MSQPLPPTAADAMPPGRAAPALGTSTLDWARLVRDRQAEVWRYLRYLGAKPAEADDLTQETLLAVVRSDFVEVSEPQTAGYLRTVARRQLLMLRRKQSRRCEVADVETAETVWADAMWRDRLHVDQWQDHVDAARGCVEKLEGRVRQAIDLAYRQGEVREAIAAQLEMTAGGVKTLLKRTREKLRECIEAALRQSADPNE
- a CDS encoding DUF374 domain-containing protein, with protein sequence MKIPPKLIGWPIACAVLVLRWTCRVRLHGVDPRPAMRERGEKYVFSILHAHQTAITAFAERGTAAMVSQSADGELLQPIFQVLGVVPKRGSNRRGGADALDAMVEHVDSGAGPALIAVDGPRGPRGQVRKGIASLSQRTGATVLNVLAVPRNRLVIRGAWDRFQAPLPFSRIDAYFAEPIRPEPGESVESLRRRIEASLNELERRYDPSEASTSEPTTQERLAA